Proteins co-encoded in one Corynebacterium tuberculostearicum genomic window:
- a CDS encoding glycosyltransferase — MTANNTQAHEPLQRILLPKRGEPFDVRMLYLIEAEQNRERLSWFDRTSVTIPAGEEASFETYFNAFPASYWRRWSQLRSVILSLDIEGQANISLYRSKQDGQRISVANHLVGSGHHEFELPLKNFEDGGWLWFDITAEQETTLADAAWCSPHAPGPQLLPDGTEQPAQDKRVAVGIPTFNRPTDAVAALKALAEDSVVDEIIDYVLMPDQGNQHPADEPGYDEAVAHFGDRFREFRQGNLGGSGGYSRIMYEALENTDSPFILYMDDDIAIEPDSVLRAVQAARYAAKPIIVGGQMLNLQERSQLRTTGERVNRADFMWGAAPHAVYDHDFAKYPLRAIGTRETHLDPKKYDSRALHRRVDVEYNGWWMCLFPRIVAETNGQPLPLFIKWDDTEYSLRAARNGFPTVTWPGAAIWHMAWADKDDAIDWQAYFHLRNRLIAAAMYHDGPVKGITKSIFKSTLKHTMCMEYSTMAIQIEAMRDFLAGPDRLFDILESSLPRIAQIRKNYSDAVILESADELPAPTGAPGVPTRNIGGRLAKIKKIPWAIKGLKHLVSKEDAAHHEVPQLNLTPDEARWFTLSRVDSATVSTAGGTGVAFRKRDRDLAKDLVTQTRELLKEIEENFDDLRAEYRAAQPELTSRESWKKVFDAQ; from the coding sequence GTGACTGCCAACAACACCCAGGCCCATGAGCCCCTGCAGCGCATCCTGCTGCCTAAGCGTGGCGAGCCCTTTGATGTGCGGATGCTCTACCTCATTGAGGCCGAGCAAAACCGCGAACGCCTTAGCTGGTTTGACCGCACGTCCGTAACCATCCCTGCCGGCGAGGAAGCCTCTTTTGAGACCTACTTCAATGCCTTCCCGGCTTCTTATTGGCGCCGCTGGTCGCAGCTGCGCTCCGTTATTCTCAGCCTAGACATTGAGGGCCAGGCAAATATTTCCCTATACCGGTCTAAGCAGGATGGCCAGCGCATTTCCGTGGCCAACCACCTAGTGGGCTCCGGCCACCACGAGTTTGAGCTGCCGCTTAAAAACTTCGAGGACGGCGGCTGGCTGTGGTTTGATATTACCGCCGAGCAGGAAACCACGCTTGCCGACGCCGCCTGGTGCTCCCCCCACGCCCCCGGCCCGCAGCTGCTGCCGGACGGCACCGAACAACCGGCGCAGGACAAGCGCGTGGCAGTCGGCATTCCTACCTTTAACCGCCCGACCGATGCCGTGGCAGCGCTCAAGGCGCTGGCCGAGGACTCGGTGGTAGATGAGATCATCGACTACGTCCTCATGCCGGATCAAGGCAACCAGCACCCGGCCGATGAGCCGGGGTACGACGAGGCGGTGGCTCACTTTGGCGATCGCTTCCGCGAATTCCGCCAGGGCAACCTGGGCGGCTCTGGCGGCTACTCCCGCATCATGTACGAGGCGCTGGAAAATACCGATTCGCCCTTCATCCTCTACATGGATGATGACATCGCCATTGAGCCGGACTCCGTACTGCGCGCGGTTCAGGCGGCCCGCTACGCCGCAAAGCCCATCATCGTGGGCGGCCAGATGCTTAACCTGCAGGAGCGCTCCCAGCTGCGCACCACCGGCGAGCGAGTCAACCGCGCCGATTTCATGTGGGGCGCAGCCCCGCACGCCGTCTACGATCATGATTTTGCCAAGTACCCGCTGCGCGCCATTGGCACTCGCGAAACCCACCTGGATCCCAAAAAGTACGATTCGCGCGCGCTGCACCGCCGCGTTGACGTGGAGTATAACGGCTGGTGGATGTGCCTCTTCCCACGCATCGTGGCAGAAACTAACGGCCAGCCGCTGCCGCTATTTATCAAGTGGGACGATACCGAGTACTCCCTGCGCGCGGCGCGCAATGGCTTTCCCACGGTGACTTGGCCGGGTGCCGCCATCTGGCACATGGCCTGGGCTGATAAGGACGATGCTATTGACTGGCAGGCCTATTTCCACCTGCGCAACCGTCTCATTGCTGCCGCGATGTACCACGATGGCCCGGTCAAGGGCATCACCAAGTCCATCTTTAAGTCCACCCTTAAGCACACCATGTGCATGGAATACTCCACCATGGCCATCCAGATTGAGGCCATGCGGGACTTCCTGGCTGGACCAGATCGTCTCTTTGACATCCTGGAGTCCTCGCTGCCGCGCATCGCACAGATCCGCAAGAACTACTCCGATGCCGTCATCTTGGAATCCGCCGATGAGCTGCCTGCTCCCACCGGCGCGCCGGGTGTACCTACCCGCAATATCGGCGGCCGCCTGGCAAAGATTAAGAAGATCCCGTGGGCCATCAAGGGCCTCAAGCACCTGGTCAGCAAGGAAGACGCCGCGCACCACGAGGTGCCGCAGCTGAATCTCACCCCGGACGAGGCTCGCTGGTTCACCCTCTCCCGTGTAGATTCGGCCACCGTCTCTACCGCAGGTGGCACCGGCGTGGCCTTCCGCAAGCGCGACCGCGACCTGGCCAAGGACCTCGTGACCCAGACCCGCGAATTGCTGAAGGAAATCGAGGAAAACTTCGATGATCTGCGCGCCGAATACCGCGCGGCGCAGCCGGAGCTGACCTCGCGTGAGTCCTGGAAGAAGGTATTCGATGCCCAGTAA
- a CDS encoding alpha/beta hydrolase-fold protein, with protein sequence MRKSTSPSKARKGLAVAAVPTAIAVGLALLPNATAQSSVGDLSSAIEGDSSLSDHFAPKEPPARTPLNTEYPDVEGLPEGVKINRVEYLTNRHLMVYIKSAAMPDKEQKVQIQLARDWYSHPEKKFPEVWALDGLRARDDESGWTIETNVLNQYADRNVNLIMPVGGESSFYSDWEQPDRGKHYMWETFLTKELIPILDHEYRSNHKRAVTGLSMGGTAAMNLAERNPHLFNFVGSFSGYLDTTTRGMPQAIMASQRDAGGYDSRKMWGQPGSQNWIDHDPKLGIENLKGMKVYVSAGSGKDDFGNANSVAKGQANLAGMGLEVISRMSTQTYVDYAKRAKINPVVKFRPSGVHSWEYWQFEMQQAWPYIADALEMDKADRGADCEAVGAIAKETKSGVIGSCLNNEYDVAKKGKAQDFESGTAYWSPDTGAHALFGRIGARYAEIGGPTSWLGFPKTGETKTPDGKGRFVHFEHGSIYWSPETGAWEITGDMFQAWGKNGYEKGDLKYPTGSVKKVGEGYMQEFQNGILTRNPDGSNQVVHGAIGAKYKDMGGAESALGFPTSGENAVDGGFFQTFEKGSIYWSPKSGAHYILKSKIMDRWGKAGWEQGEFGWPTSDYSEIAAGGLSQEFQHGKISEVLGQVRTEKK encoded by the coding sequence ATGCGCAAAAGCACTTCCCCGAGCAAGGCACGCAAGGGCCTTGCAGTGGCCGCAGTACCTACCGCCATCGCCGTGGGCTTGGCCCTGCTGCCAAACGCCACCGCACAGTCTTCTGTAGGCGATCTCTCCTCCGCAATTGAAGGCGATTCCAGCCTGTCTGATCACTTCGCCCCGAAGGAGCCACCCGCTCGTACCCCGTTGAACACCGAATATCCGGATGTTGAGGGCCTGCCGGAAGGCGTAAAGATCAACCGCGTGGAGTACCTGACCAACCGCCACTTGATGGTCTATATCAAGTCCGCGGCCATGCCGGATAAAGAGCAGAAGGTACAAATCCAGCTTGCTCGTGACTGGTACTCCCACCCAGAAAAGAAGTTCCCAGAGGTCTGGGCTTTGGATGGACTGCGCGCGCGTGATGATGAGTCTGGCTGGACCATCGAGACCAATGTTTTGAACCAGTACGCTGACCGCAACGTCAACCTGATTATGCCGGTGGGCGGCGAGTCTTCCTTCTATTCGGACTGGGAGCAGCCAGACCGCGGCAAGCACTATATGTGGGAGACCTTCCTGACTAAGGAATTGATCCCCATCTTGGACCATGAGTACCGCTCTAACCACAAGCGTGCGGTGACTGGCCTGTCCATGGGCGGCACTGCCGCTATGAATTTGGCAGAGCGAAACCCTCACCTGTTCAACTTTGTCGGTTCTTTCTCCGGATACTTGGACACCACCACCCGCGGCATGCCGCAAGCCATCATGGCTTCGCAGCGTGATGCTGGTGGATATGATTCCCGCAAGATGTGGGGTCAGCCAGGCTCCCAGAATTGGATTGATCACGATCCAAAGTTGGGCATTGAGAACCTGAAGGGTATGAAGGTTTACGTTTCCGCAGGCTCTGGCAAGGATGACTTTGGCAACGCCAACTCTGTGGCCAAGGGTCAGGCCAACCTCGCCGGCATGGGCCTAGAGGTCATCTCCCGTATGTCTACCCAGACCTACGTGGATTACGCCAAGCGCGCGAAGATTAACCCGGTGGTTAAGTTCCGCCCATCCGGCGTGCACAGCTGGGAGTACTGGCAGTTTGAGATGCAGCAGGCATGGCCGTACATTGCGGATGCCCTCGAAATGGACAAGGCTGATCGTGGTGCGGACTGTGAGGCCGTCGGTGCCATCGCTAAGGAGACCAAGAGCGGTGTTATTGGCTCTTGCTTGAATAATGAGTACGACGTCGCCAAGAAGGGCAAGGCCCAGGACTTTGAATCCGGCACTGCATACTGGTCCCCGGATACCGGTGCGCACGCTCTCTTCGGCCGCATTGGTGCTCGCTACGCCGAGATCGGTGGACCTACCTCGTGGCTTGGTTTCCCCAAGACTGGTGAGACCAAGACTCCAGACGGCAAGGGACGCTTCGTGCACTTTGAGCACGGCTCCATCTACTGGTCCCCAGAGACCGGTGCTTGGGAAATCACCGGCGATATGTTCCAGGCTTGGGGCAAGAATGGCTACGAAAAGGGCGATCTGAAGTATCCGACCGGCTCAGTCAAGAAGGTCGGCGAGGGCTACATGCAGGAATTCCAGAATGGCATTCTGACCCGTAATCCGGACGGCTCCAACCAGGTAGTCCACGGTGCTATCGGCGCCAAGTACAAGGATATGGGTGGCGCGGAATCCGCGCTCGGCTTCCCGACGTCCGGCGAGAACGCCGTCGATGGCGGCTTCTTCCAGACCTTTGAGAAGGGCAGCATCTACTGGTCCCCTAAGTCTGGTGCGCACTACATTCTGAAGAGCAAGATCATGGACCGCTGGGGGAAAGCTGGCTGGGAGCAGGGTGAGTTCGGCTGGCCGACCTCTGACTACTCCGAGATTGCCGCTGGGGGCCTGAGCCAGGAATTCCAGCACGGCAAGATCAGCGAGGTCCTGGGACAGGTTCGGACTGAGAAGAAGTAG
- a CDS encoding cutinase family protein, with protein MRKTITVVAVLVVLAVIGVGASRYLNSGTDDSPAPHPTEQAAPPPPQQPEWCPRVEFISAPGTWESAADDDPLNPSANPRSFMLSITKPLQEAYGEDVKIWTLPYTAQFKNINAQHEMSYDDSRNEGTAKMNDELRGVHESCPETKFILSGFSQGAVIAGDVADEIGGGQGAVPAENIAGVALIADGRRQNGVGQNPGRKVGGVGAEIALQPVSGLVQPIVPGASMRGARPNGFGSLADRTFQICAPNDSVCDAPPNVSNALERAQGLIAANGVHAQYASNSGVIDGTTANQWVVGWAHQLIDGA; from the coding sequence ATGAGAAAAACCATTACCGTCGTCGCTGTCCTCGTCGTTTTAGCTGTCATCGGCGTGGGCGCGTCGCGTTACCTCAACAGCGGCACTGATGATTCCCCTGCTCCGCACCCCACGGAGCAGGCTGCGCCGCCGCCACCGCAGCAGCCTGAGTGGTGCCCTCGCGTGGAGTTCATTTCCGCCCCGGGTACGTGGGAATCCGCGGCTGACGACGACCCCCTCAATCCTTCTGCCAATCCGCGCTCGTTCATGCTGTCTATTACGAAGCCGTTGCAGGAGGCCTATGGGGAGGACGTAAAGATATGGACCCTTCCTTATACTGCGCAGTTTAAAAACATCAATGCGCAACATGAGATGAGTTATGACGATTCCCGTAATGAGGGCACCGCAAAGATGAACGATGAGTTGCGTGGCGTGCATGAAAGCTGCCCGGAGACCAAATTCATTCTGAGCGGTTTCTCTCAGGGCGCAGTAATTGCTGGTGACGTGGCCGATGAAATTGGTGGGGGCCAGGGTGCGGTACCGGCGGAAAATATTGCCGGCGTGGCCCTTATTGCAGACGGCCGCCGCCAAAACGGTGTTGGACAAAACCCAGGCCGCAAAGTCGGCGGTGTGGGTGCGGAAATTGCCCTCCAGCCGGTATCCGGTTTGGTTCAGCCCATCGTGCCGGGCGCGTCCATGCGTGGTGCGCGCCCGAATGGGTTCGGTAGCCTGGCAGATCGTACGTTCCAGATCTGTGCGCCCAATGATTCGGTCTGTGACGCTCCGCCGAACGTGTCTAATGCCCTCGAACGTGCGCAGGGATTGATTGCCGCGAATGGCGTCCATGCACAGTACGCCTCCAATAGTGGCGTTATTGATGGCACCACGGCCAACCAGTGGGTTGTGGGCTGGGCTCACCAGCTTATCGACGGCGCGTAA
- a CDS encoding alpha/beta hydrolase, whose protein sequence is MTASIKGRVLSVIMAVAVALGLAVVAGSQPAEAANRDWLRRDATGTCEWDKVAWWVQRCDVWSQAMGRTIPVQVQPAKRGGNAALYLLDGLRATERTNAWVNDVNAAKTYEPHNITLAMPVGGAASFYADWQGPATYDLENPVNYKWETFLTSELPGYLERNFGVARNNNSIAGLSMGAGAALTLAAKHPNQFRQAMSYSGFLTTTVPGAQTMMRFAMLDAGGFNINAMYGSLFNPKRFQNDPLLLIPKLRNTNLYISAASGIPGAGDSHYLPEHQAAGAALEFGSNVTTRVWEGAARLQGLNPTVDYPAQGLHNWEQFGYQLNRSKPQVLNVMNAW, encoded by the coding sequence ATGACTGCATCCATCAAGGGTCGCGTCCTTTCAGTTATCATGGCAGTTGCCGTAGCTTTGGGTCTGGCCGTTGTGGCGGGGTCCCAGCCGGCAGAGGCAGCCAACCGCGATTGGCTGCGCCGTGACGCCACTGGCACATGTGAGTGGGACAAGGTTGCCTGGTGGGTCCAGCGCTGTGACGTATGGTCTCAAGCTATGGGCCGGACCATTCCAGTACAGGTTCAGCCCGCAAAGCGCGGCGGCAATGCTGCCCTTTACCTGCTGGATGGCCTGCGCGCTACCGAGCGTACCAATGCTTGGGTCAACGACGTCAACGCTGCTAAGACCTATGAGCCGCACAACATTACCCTGGCTATGCCGGTTGGTGGTGCTGCTTCCTTCTACGCTGACTGGCAAGGTCCTGCCACCTACGACCTGGAAAATCCGGTCAACTATAAGTGGGAGACCTTCCTGACCAGCGAGCTCCCTGGCTACTTGGAGCGCAATTTTGGTGTTGCCCGCAATAACAACTCTATTGCTGGCCTGTCCATGGGTGCCGGTGCTGCTCTGACCCTCGCCGCAAAGCACCCGAACCAGTTCCGCCAGGCAATGTCCTACTCGGGCTTCCTCACTACCACGGTCCCGGGTGCCCAGACCATGATGCGCTTTGCCATGCTGGACGCGGGCGGATTCAATATCAACGCCATGTACGGTTCCTTGTTTAACCCGAAGCGTTTCCAGAACGACCCGCTACTGCTTATTCCGAAGTTGCGCAATACCAACCTGTATATCTCCGCAGCTTCCGGTATTCCGGGTGCCGGCGATAGCCACTACCTGCCGGAGCACCAGGCTGCCGGTGCGGCACTTGAGTTTGGGTCCAATGTCACCACTCGCGTGTGGGAAGGCGCTGCTCGCCTGCAGGGTCTCAATCCAACCGTGGATTACCCAGCCCAGGGTCTGCACAACTGGGAGCAGTTCGGCTACCAGCTCAACCGCTCTAAGCCGCAGGTGCTCAACGTTATGAACGCCTGGTAA
- a CDS encoding phosphatase PAP2 family protein, with amino-acid sequence MPSKLSEAESRVLESIQGAAFDVPGVLPTARGLSHWGEHALGWMGSAAVGAGVDKRRREGWIRVGAAAFLAHAASVVLKRIVRRKRPDYSYVRVGVKTPSKLSFPSSHATSTTAFLVAVARLTGRKAPLFGVPVMMASRMVLGVHYPTDTAVGAAIGAATAEVVMKGMKHE; translated from the coding sequence ATGCCCAGTAAGCTATCAGAAGCAGAATCGCGCGTTCTCGAATCCATCCAGGGAGCGGCTTTCGACGTGCCCGGTGTGCTTCCCACCGCCCGCGGGCTCAGCCACTGGGGCGAGCATGCCTTGGGTTGGATGGGCAGCGCTGCGGTGGGGGCGGGCGTCGATAAGCGCCGCCGCGAAGGCTGGATCCGCGTAGGGGCCGCTGCCTTCCTCGCGCACGCCGCCAGCGTGGTGCTCAAGCGCATCGTGCGCCGCAAGCGCCCGGATTATTCGTACGTGCGCGTGGGGGTAAAGACTCCCTCCAAGCTATCTTTCCCCAGCTCGCATGCGACCTCCACCACTGCATTCCTCGTTGCGGTAGCTCGACTTACCGGCCGCAAGGCGCCGCTGTTCGGCGTGCCGGTGATGATGGCATCGCGTATGGTGCTCGGGGTGCATTATCCAACCGATACGGCAGTGGGTGCGGCCATCGGCGCTGCCACCGCGGAGGTCGTGATGAAAGGAATGAAGCATGAGTGA
- a CDS encoding HNH endonuclease signature motif containing protein: MTTATAPPKQAYFSTNDMEDTVCVMAMVQRIQSWQLFQALLPQLEDDVDCTLAVLSKRLGLSRWRVSSAIQAHFRMRELPLTTAVQTEHWILDLPRLQVIDVELRPLGNDEVQIQLVDAALADFLTPKDPGQHVPTEPEIRNFLRGFIDGLLKPDLSKDIERAVSVSYSGGQATIVVKTDKATAAAISRHIDKAATQDGGSKAEALEKLIFNRTSTKVVINTYRTGEDTSRVFIPSAGWCDLGEYLMHDSVVRTLRAEDVQQYVPSEEIRAWVQGRDATCRWPGCSMPAHYCQLDHRVEYGEKGPTSVGNLVSLCQHHHNVKTDGRVRYIMDPFTGDIVWMFEDGTYEVDRAAGPLAPRNIHWKLTWERFLKLRRGSLQGM, translated from the coding sequence ATGACTACTGCCACCGCACCACCAAAGCAGGCATATTTTTCTACTAATGACATGGAAGATACCGTGTGCGTAATGGCCATGGTGCAAAGAATCCAGTCGTGGCAACTTTTTCAGGCGCTATTACCGCAACTGGAAGATGACGTTGATTGCACATTGGCAGTGTTATCCAAAAGGTTGGGGCTGTCTCGGTGGCGCGTCTCAAGCGCAATCCAGGCCCACTTTCGGATGCGCGAGCTGCCGCTTACTACTGCAGTGCAGACAGAGCACTGGATTTTGGACCTTCCGCGTCTCCAGGTCATCGACGTGGAATTACGTCCCCTCGGGAATGATGAAGTACAGATCCAATTGGTTGATGCGGCGTTGGCAGACTTCTTGACTCCTAAGGATCCAGGGCAGCACGTTCCGACAGAACCGGAAATCCGCAACTTCCTGCGCGGATTTATTGACGGGCTGCTCAAACCGGATTTGTCTAAGGATATCGAGCGTGCAGTGTCGGTTTCCTATTCAGGCGGACAGGCCACGATTGTCGTGAAGACAGATAAAGCAACGGCGGCAGCCATTTCGAGGCATATTGATAAAGCCGCGACACAAGACGGGGGTTCAAAGGCGGAGGCGCTGGAAAAGCTCATTTTCAATCGCACTAGTACCAAGGTGGTAATCAACACCTATCGCACCGGCGAAGACACCTCCCGTGTTTTTATTCCTAGTGCAGGATGGTGCGATCTAGGGGAGTATTTAATGCATGACTCGGTGGTGCGAACCCTCCGAGCCGAAGACGTCCAGCAGTATGTGCCCTCAGAGGAAATTCGTGCCTGGGTGCAAGGGCGGGACGCGACGTGCCGGTGGCCGGGGTGCTCAATGCCGGCGCATTATTGTCAATTGGATCACCGAGTGGAGTACGGCGAAAAGGGGCCTACCAGTGTGGGGAATCTCGTGAGCCTTTGTCAGCATCACCATAACGTGAAGACCGATGGACGGGTGCGCTACATCATGGACCCGTTCACCGGCGATATTGTCTGGATGTTTGAGGATGGCACTTACGAGGTAGACCGAGCGGCAGGTCCATTGGCGCCACGGAATATTCACTGGAAGCTGACGTGGGAGCGATTCCTCAAGCTCAGAAGGGGATCATTGCAAGGCATGTGA
- a CDS encoding NAD-dependent succinate-semialdehyde dehydrogenase, giving the protein MFAIENPSTGKSEDKFERIDDSQRDDILDRSTAAYDAWRGTRIEERAAVLSRAADLYEERIDELADHIGREMGKLTRWAKAEVQIVADIYRYYAEHAHELLADEYLPAQNAHKTVVRKEPIGPLLGIMPWNFPYYQVARFAAPNLLLGNTIVLKHASICPLSSQACQDILEEAGLPKDAYINIYASGSQMDAFVADKRIKGVSLTGSEAAGSAVAKTAGENYKKSVLELGGNDPFLVIDDENLEWVLDQFNLIRMYNTGQACNAPKRLIVLEDFYDRTVEYLEKKIGAMKVGPYDDENADIGPLSSIGARDEIVERLEKAAANGDAKVRVGGKKIDREGAYMEPTLLTDVDPSADVGCNEIFGPVAIVYKAKDVEEAIEIANNSDYGLSSSVWGTDLDAAFEVANQLNDGMTFVNEASVTAAGLPFGGVNRSGYGRELARWGVGEFVNEHLYRVSGQDNPGNSPAM; this is encoded by the coding sequence ATGTTCGCTATTGAGAATCCAAGTACCGGCAAGAGTGAAGACAAGTTTGAACGCATCGATGATTCGCAGCGCGATGACATCCTAGACCGCTCCACCGCGGCCTACGATGCTTGGCGTGGCACTCGCATCGAGGAACGTGCAGCGGTTTTGTCCCGTGCAGCAGACCTTTATGAAGAGCGCATCGATGAGTTGGCAGACCACATCGGCCGTGAGATGGGCAAGCTAACTCGTTGGGCAAAGGCCGAGGTGCAGATTGTTGCCGATATTTACCGTTACTACGCCGAGCATGCCCACGAGCTGCTCGCAGATGAGTACCTGCCGGCTCAAAACGCGCATAAGACCGTGGTGCGCAAGGAACCGATTGGCCCGTTGTTGGGCATCATGCCGTGGAACTTCCCGTACTACCAGGTAGCCCGCTTCGCGGCGCCTAACCTGTTGCTGGGTAACACCATTGTGCTCAAGCATGCTTCTATCTGCCCGCTGTCTTCGCAGGCCTGCCAGGATATCTTGGAAGAGGCGGGTCTGCCGAAGGATGCGTATATCAACATTTATGCTTCCGGTTCCCAGATGGATGCTTTTGTAGCGGATAAGCGTATCAAGGGCGTTTCCCTGACTGGCTCTGAAGCTGCGGGCTCTGCAGTAGCAAAGACCGCGGGCGAAAATTATAAGAAGTCAGTGCTGGAGCTGGGCGGCAACGACCCGTTCTTGGTCATTGATGATGAAAACCTCGAGTGGGTACTGGATCAGTTCAACTTGATTCGCATGTACAACACTGGCCAGGCCTGCAACGCGCCGAAGCGACTTATTGTGCTCGAGGACTTCTACGACCGCACCGTAGAGTACTTGGAAAAGAAGATCGGGGCCATGAAGGTTGGCCCGTACGACGATGAGAATGCAGATATTGGTCCACTGTCTTCCATCGGCGCTCGCGATGAGATTGTAGAGCGGCTGGAGAAGGCTGCAGCCAACGGTGATGCCAAGGTTCGCGTAGGCGGCAAGAAGATTGACCGCGAGGGCGCGTACATGGAGCCTACGCTGCTCACCGACGTCGACCCTTCCGCCGACGTCGGCTGCAATGAAATCTTCGGTCCGGTGGCCATTGTCTATAAGGCCAAGGACGTCGAAGAGGCCATCGAGATTGCTAATAACTCGGACTATGGCTTGTCTAGCTCCGTATGGGGCACCGATTTGGATGCCGCGTTCGAGGTGGCTAACCAGCTCAATGATGGTATGACCTTTGTGAACGAGGCGTCGGTAACCGCAGCAGGCCTGCCGTTTGGTGGCGTCAATCGTTCCGGATATGGCCGCGAATTGGCACGCTGGGGTGTAGGCGAGTTCGTCAACGAGCACCTGTACCGCGTGAGTGGACAAGATAACCCGGGTAATTCCCCGGCAATGTAG
- a CDS encoding decaprenyl-phosphate phosphoribosyltransferase, with product MSDDGNQHFFHSEPHTSGVDTGRKRKPPKNLADGMIKALRPKQWVKNVLVLAAPAAAGADALFHGRVLVDVLLAFVVFCLGASSIYLINDAKDWREDQEHPTKRFRPIASGVLPIKLAYVMAVVLICLSIGLSFLATAGPQLAIVMAIYIALQLGYCFGWKHMPVIDIALVSSGFMLRTMAGGVAAGIELSQWFLLVAAFGSLFMASGKRYSEILLVEQTGAKIRKSLEGYTPTYLRFVWTLAATAVVICYTLWGFELASDAQTGGVWYQISMVPFTIAILRYAADVDRGQGGAPDEIALEDRTLQVLALAWLACIAMAVYIMPLF from the coding sequence ATGAGTGATGATGGAAACCAGCACTTTTTCCATTCGGAACCGCACACCTCTGGCGTAGATACCGGCCGCAAGCGCAAGCCGCCGAAGAATCTTGCCGATGGCATGATTAAGGCCCTGCGCCCCAAGCAGTGGGTCAAAAACGTCCTAGTGCTGGCGGCCCCGGCCGCGGCCGGCGCCGATGCGTTATTCCATGGCCGCGTGCTTGTCGACGTCCTCCTGGCCTTCGTCGTTTTCTGCCTCGGAGCTTCCTCCATCTACCTGATTAACGATGCAAAGGACTGGCGCGAGGATCAAGAGCATCCGACCAAGCGTTTCCGCCCGATTGCCTCCGGCGTGCTGCCCATTAAGCTCGCCTATGTGATGGCAGTGGTGCTCATCTGCCTTTCCATCGGCCTATCCTTCCTCGCCACCGCCGGACCGCAGCTGGCTATCGTGATGGCGATTTATATCGCGTTGCAGTTGGGCTATTGCTTTGGCTGGAAGCATATGCCGGTGATCGATATTGCCCTGGTGTCCTCGGGCTTCATGCTGCGCACCATGGCCGGTGGCGTAGCCGCGGGCATCGAATTATCTCAGTGGTTCCTGCTGGTTGCAGCCTTTGGCTCGCTTTTTATGGCCTCCGGCAAGCGGTATTCTGAGATCCTGCTGGTAGAACAAACCGGCGCAAAGATCCGCAAGTCCCTAGAAGGCTATACACCTACCTACCTGCGCTTCGTGTGGACCCTAGCTGCCACCGCGGTGGTCATCTGCTACACCTTGTGGGGCTTCGAGCTCGCTAGCGACGCCCAGACCGGTGGCGTGTGGTACCAGATTTCCATGGTGCCGTTTACCATCGCCATCCTGCGCTACGCTGCCGATGTGGACCGCGGCCAGGGCGGCGCACCGGATGAGATTGCACTGGAAGACCGCACGTTGCAAGTTCTCGCTTTGGCCTGGCTCGCCTGCATTGCCATGGCGGTTTATATCATGCCGTTATTCTAG